The Paenibacillus yonginensis genome segment TGCATCTTTGCTTTTATGCTGTCAACCCTGTTTAGAAGCAGCGGGATTGCAATCGGTTTGGCGATGTTTATCTTGTTTGCCCGCAACATCTTTCAGCTGCTGCTGGACCCGGAACGTTACAGCTGGGCCAAATATGTATTGTTCACCAATATGGATTTGAGCCGGTATATGCTTGGCAGCGGGACGGCCGGCATGACTTTGGGATTTTCGGCTGTGGTGCTGGCCGTTTATGTGATTGTTTTTCTGGCCGTTTCCTGGATTGTATTCATCAAAAGAGATGTCGCGGCTTAATGCGCTTAACGCGGCTTAACGCAGCTTAATTTGAAGCTAAAGCAATCGGCGTCTAAAGCGCCGTAACAACTAAACCCGCAAGCTCTCCAATTATCAAGGAGCTTGCGGGTTTTATTATCTATCCCTTGCAGATCATTTGCAGATCACTTCGAGCTGCTAATCTGTTTCTGCCTGAACTCGGTTGGAGTCAGACCAAATTTCTTCCGGAACACCTGGGTGAAATGCCGCATGTCCTGATAGCCGATCCGTTCCGCGATTTCCGCAAGCTTGAAGCCCGGGTTAAGCAGCAGCTGTTTGGCATGCTCCAGCCGGAGCGAAATGACGTATTCCTTGTAGCCCTGACCGGTCTTCTGCTTAAACAGCTGACTGAAATAAACCGGATTCAGGAATACAACCGAAGCAATACGTTCCAGGGACAAGTCTTCATTGTAATGCTCATTAATGTACTGAAGGGCCACATCAATTGCGGTTTCTCCGCTGCCCTTCACCGGTTCGGGCAATTTGATCGGAGACGTTTTGCGCATCTTCATAATTATTTGCGGAACCGAACGGATATCGCGATTCTCATCCGAATACATGATTTGGAACGGAACCTTCAGGTAGTGGTTCATATGCTCCTTCAGCTGTGTCTGCAGCTTCTCCAGTCTGCTTGAGTCGGCGGGCGTGAACAGCCCCAGCACGCTTTGCCGGTCATAACTGACCACGAATCCGCCGCCGCAGCGGTCGATCAGCTCGGAGAGCACATTTTCAATAATGAAATGCTCCAGATTCACGTTGCGGTCACCGGCATCAAGCTGGACAAGAATCAAATAGAAGCTTGGGTAATCTTCAATAAAGGGTTCAAGGTTCAGATTGCCGGTATCGAGCCCGGAAGCGAGCCGCTGGAAGACGCCTTCGCGCAGATATTTCAGGTTGGACTTCAGCAGTTCTTCCTCCCGGTAAGTTTCCAGCTCCAGCCGAACCTCATCCTCAAGCTCTTCAATCAGCTCAGCCAGTCTCTTTTTGCCGATCGGCTTAAGCAGATAATCGCGGGCGCCCAGACGGACGGCTTCCTGAGCGTAAGCAAATTCATTATGGGCGGAGATGACCACCCATTTCACATAAGGGTAACGGTGTTTGGACATTCTCATGAACTCAAGACCATTGATGCCCGGCATTAAAATATCGGTTAATACGATGTCGATCCGTTTGCTGCCCAGCAGCTCTGCAGCTTCGGCTGTGGATTCGGCCACGTCCACCTCATGTTCCGGGAATGTCTGAAGAATTGTCCGTTTGATGCCTTCCCGGATTGCGCGTTCATCGTCTGCAATCAGAATATTCACAAGCCTGTTCCTCCTTCCTCCAGCTGTGGCAGCTTAATGATGACCGTTGTTCCTTGTCCGGGCGAGCTTTCAATTTCCAAGCCGGCTTCAGGGCCGTACATATACTGCAATCTTCGGTGCAGGTTGATCAGGCCTATGCCTCCGCTTTTTGCGCCTGTCTCCAGCTCCTGGCCGCCATTCAGAGATTGCTTGAGGCGCCCCAGCACGGGCTGTTCCATGCCGTTGCCGTTGTCCTGAATAATAATTTCCAGGGTGTCGCCTTGCTCTCTGGAATGGACCAGCAGTCTGCCAGGCCGGTCCAAAGCTTCCAGCCCGTGTTTGACCGCATTTTCGATTACGGGCTGCAGAGTCATCTTCGGAAGACGGATATCCATAAGGTTGTCTTCAATTTGAACCTCGACCTGAAGACGGCCCTCCAGTCTCATTTTGATAATGGTCAGATAATGCTGGATCTGCTCCAGTTCCTCCCTAAGCGTCACCTTGGCCCCGGCTTGCCACTGGCTGCTGTAACGGAACATGTGAGACAGGGAAAGCACCACTTCGCCCAAGTTGTCTTGTCCTTTCTCATCCAGCATCCAATAAATCATATCCAGGGTGTTGTACAGAAAATGCGGGTTCACTTGGGATTGGAGAGCATGCAGTTCGGCGTTCTTCTCACTGACCGAAGAAATCTTCACACGTTCGATCAGCTCTTCAATCCGATGGACCATCCGGTTGAAGGAGGCAACAAGGCTGTTGATTTCCATGTAGGAGGTCACATTCACTTCACCGCGAAAATTGCCGATCTCCACCTGTTTCATCTCCCGGATCAGCCGGATGAGAGGCTGGGAGATCGTTCTCGATACCATGGAGGCAATTAAAGCCGACACAATGATCAGAATCGTAATGACGATCAGCAGATAACGCTGCATCTGAACCATTTCGACGTTAAGGTCCTGATTGGGGGTTACACTGGCTACCGCCCAGTCCGAGAAGGGCAGGCTGGAGGCCACGGTAAGCTTTTGTTTGTCCTGCTGCACGACCACATCCTGAGAATCCGTCATAGCAGGCAATTTGGGGGCGTCTTCCCCGGACGTATCGGTTGAGAAAATAACACGGTCATCCTTCGACATCAGATAAACCTGACTATGGGCGCTTAACTTCAGGTTATCGAGCGCGGACAGAATCGGTTTGGAATCCGTCTCATAAAGCACAATGCCGATCGGCTTATGTTCATCCAGATTGTAAATCTGCCGCCCGAAAGCAAAGACGGGACGGCTTTCGTTCTGATCAATCAGCGAATGGGGGAAGACCCCGAGCAGCACCAGCCGGCCGGATGATTCCGTCAGCTCTTTATACCAGTCCTCGAAACGGTAATTCGGGTCAACGATGTTAAAGTAGTTGCCGTAATTATAGATTTTGCCTTTGTTCGTGATGACATGGATGCCGATCAGGTCTTCCCGCGAATAAAAGACTGCGCCAATCATATTGGTGATGGATTGTTCATTGATATATTGAAGTGCCGGTTCATCGGTCGTTTCGCTCAGCACTCGGACCATATCAAAGTTATTGCTCAAGGTTTTGGACAAGCTGTCATAACCTTTGTAAAGCAGATCAAACAACGCTACGGTCTGAGAGACGTTTTTGGTAGATAAGTCGCTGATCTTCTGATGGAACTCAGAGGTTGTTCTGTTGTAGTAGAGCAGACTGACAATCAATAGAATGCCGGACATGCAAAACAAAAACAGCAGAAACAACCTGTGGTGTATGGAATGAATGCCTTTCCTCAAGGAATTACTCCCCCCGTTGTGGTGTTCTGCTGTTTCATTATAATGCGGTTTTGTTGAAAAACAAACCCACTCTGTTAAATTCTGTTAGCCTTTAACCGCACCGGCAACCATACCTTTGGTAATGCGCTCGGACAGGACAAAGTAGATAATGATAACCGGCAGAGCGCCCATAATCAGGAAGGCCCCAATATCGCCGTAGTTAACCGAATATTGACTGACGAATGAGTAGATGCCGAAAGGCAGGGTTTTCCATCTCTCGGAAGAGATAAACGTAGCAGCCATGATATATTCGTTCCAGATATTGATGAAGGTCAGGATACAGACGGTCATCATCGGCGGAGCCGAAATCGGAAGAATGATGCTGCGGAAGATCCGGTAAATGCTGGCGCCATCCACAAACGCGGATTCTTCGATTTCGCCCGGGATGCTTCTCATAAAGCCGGACAGGATGAAGATCGCGATCGGAAGCTGGAAGGCGATGTAAGGCAGAATCAAGGACAATGGCGTATCCAGCACGTGGAAAGCGCCGAATTTCAAGTTCTTGAAGATCAGCATCAGAGGCAGCAGTGTTGCCTGCATCGGAATCATCATACCCATCAGGAAGACGAGCATAACGGCATTGCCGTATTTCCAGCGGAAGCGGGAGATCGCGTAAGCAACCATGGAAGCAAGCAGAATAACAAATACCATGGTGGACACGGTTACCAGCACGCTGTTGCCTAAGTACTGAAGGTAGTTGCCGTTCTCGTAGGCTTCCTTGTAGTTGCCCCACAGGAATTGTTTAGGCAGGGAGAAGAAGCTTCCGCCCAAAATCTCTTCGTTTGATTTCAAGGAATACAGGAACAGCCAAAGCAGCGGGTACAATTGGGTAACGACAGGAATCGCGAACAGAAGATACACGAGTCCTTTTTTTACGTATTTCATAATCGTGATCTCCTTTCCTTATCCTACTTTTTTCTCGATGCGACCAAAAACAAAGTTGATGATGAATGTACAAATCAGACAAACGAGAACGAGGAAGGTCGCGATCGCACTGCCGTATCCATATTTCAGAGACATGAAGGAGTTATTGTACATCAGGGTCGAAATAACGTCCGTTGCGTGCGCAGGACCGCCGCCGGTTACAACCATAACCATATCGAAGGCCTGGAGGGAACCGATAAACGCAAGCACGATCGAAATTTTAAAGATCGGCACTATCAGCGGCAGCGTGATGTAACGGTCTGCTTTAAAGCCCTCGGCGCCGTCAATCTTAGCCGCTTCATAAACTTCCTCCGGCAAGTTCTGAACCCCAGTAAACTGGATCAGCAGGTGATAACCAAAGAATTGCCAGAGCGAAATGATATAGACGAAATAAATGGCGATTTTTGGTTCTGTCAGCCAGCCGTGTTGCCAGCTGTCCAGTCCCAGGGAGACGAGAATGCCGTTCAGCATGCCGCCCATGGACGCCGGATTGTAAATCGTTTTCCAAAGTTGGCCGATGATAACGACCGAAAGAATAACCGGAACAAAATAGATGGAAACCAGGGTGTTTGCTCTTTTTTTAATGAAACGATTCAGCATGATGGCCATAAACAAACACACAGGAATTTCAAGCATGGAAGCTACCGCGTACAGCAAGGTCCGCCGTACGGAAGGCCAGAACACAGGATCATGAAAAAACATCGTTTTGAAGTTATCGAAACCTACAAACTTCGCGGTTGTAATCCCATCCCAGCTAAGAAGGCCGGTATAGAAGGATACGAGAATAGGTACAAACACAAGCACAACGTACAACAGCAGACACGGAAGCACAAACACGGCGATTGTACGGGCCGGAACTTTCAGGACATTCATGGTTTCTCCGCCTCCCTTTATATATATCTTTTCGTAAAAGCAGGATGCGAAGGAGCTTTATCGGCTTCTTCGCATCCGGGGTCAAAAGCCGTTATTATTTGTTGGCTTCAAATGCGGCTTGATGCTCTTTAGCTACAGTTTTGGAATCCACTTTTTGTACAAACAGGTTTTGGATACTGTTCAAGTGAACTTGGGCTACAGCAGGATTCATCGTGTTATCGAAGGCAAGGTCGCCGCCTTTGATGTCATTGAACATAGCCGCGATATCCATGGACAGATTAGAGTAACCAGCTGCTTTCAGGTCCCCGTCCACTTTTTGGCCCAGGCCTACAGCGTTTTTGTATTCAAATTGTTTCTTAGGATAGTTCACGCCGAAGTAGTTCAGGAAATCTTTAGTTTCTTGCAGGTGTTCGCTGTTAGCGGATACGGCAAACGCACTGCCAGGAGCCAGCATGAAATCGTTCAGATCGCCTTTGCCGTCAACTGTAGGGAAGCGGAATGCACCTACTTGGCTGCCTACAGACGAACCGTCGATGGCGCCGGTTTCCCAAGTACCGATGATGAACATCGCAGCTTTGCCGGTTTTGAACAAGTTGCCGCCTGCATTAGCGTCGATGGAAGTTGCGCCATCAGGGAATGCGCCGGCTTGAACGAGATCCTGGAAGCGGTCAACAGCTTCGATGAAGGCTGGATCTTCAAAGGTTTTCTTGCCGTCAACCACGTCTTGCAGGAAGCCAGGGCCGCCGTTTGTACGGAGCAGAATATTCATGAACAGGAAGGAACCGGTCCAGGTATCTTTTTCACCGATAGCAATTGGCGTGATGCCTTTCGCTTTGAGCGCTTTCACGTCGGACAGGAACTCATCAAAAGTGGTAGGCACTTGAGAGATACCTGCTTGCTGGAACAAATCTTTGTTGTAATAAACAACTTCGATGTTGTTGCCGTCCGGAATCGCGTATACATTGCCGTCAAAAGTGTAGTTATCAAGCAGGCCGGCTTGATAAGTGTCTTTCAGACCATTTTGGTCCAGCATATCGTTCAGCGGAGCCAAAAGGCCTGCGTCTACGAAAGGTTTCATTTGAGCAGCAGGGTTAACAATCGTGATGTCAGGTACTTCTTTGGAAGCGGCCTGTGTTTTGAGTTTAACCTTTTGCTGGTCTGTATTCAGGGTGTCGAGTTCGATCTTAACGTTTGGATGCTCTTTCTGATAGCTGTCTACCAGATCATGCAGCGTCTTGTAAGACGGTGTAGTTTGGTCTGGATAAATGTTTTGGAAGGTAATGGTTACCTTCTTGTCGCTGCCGGAGCTGCTGGATCCGCCGTTTGAAGAAGCGGCTCCGGAATTGCTGTTGTTGTTAGCGTTTCCACATGCAGCCAGGCCCAAAGTGAGTGCGCCAGCCAGAACTATAGCTAATGTTTTGAGTGGTTTGTTCGCCATTTTTCAATGCCCCCTAGATTTGTTATATGTCTATTGTTACTTTCTGAAGCGCTTCCATCAAGACGTGAATTTAAGGGATGAGGTTTGTTTTTTTTTAGGTTGTAAAAAGCGCTTTCTATGCAATAAGTCACAGAACTAAAGTGCAAATGAGCAAGTCACGACTAAACATGCGGAACCGTTCCTTGCCAATAAGGTTCCCAGGAATGCGGCATAAGAACCAAGGCAATATAAGGAAAAGGTGGAGGGTTTGCAGCGGGAGATAAGCCCTGAATAAGTCCTAAATAAGTCCTAAATAAGTCCTGAAAAACAAAAACAGATCACCTGCTTAACAGCGGGGTGATCTTTAGAAATGAGAACCTATAAATACAAATTAAACGGTTTCGGCCCCCGTTTGGATGGCGCTTTTGCCCAATGCGGCACGGCCTTCAGCAGCGGGGTGATCCATCCGGGTTTCCCCGTTCAAGCGTCCGCCTTCGGAAATAACGAGGGAGCGGGCGTCAATGTTCCCGACGATATGCCCGTTCTCGAGCAGCGTCAGCCGTCCTTCGGCAACGACATCGCCGAATACTTTGCCTGCGACGATAATGGTTGAACCTTTGATGTTGGAATGGGCTTCACCGCTCGCCCCGATGACCACCTCGCCTGAGCTTTCGATTTCGCCGCGAAAGATGCCCTCAATTCTTATGCCGGACTCGCTGCGGAGAGTTCCTTCCATATCGCTTCCCTGGCCGATAAGGGTATAAGTGTTTTTGTTTGTCTTGGACATTTTCATGAAGCTGCCTCCTTGCTATAGATTTTATGAAAATGGCTTAATGGCTTAATGGCCGGCTTTATTGAATGTAAGGAAGAGGGTTGACCGGTTCTTGTTTCTTCATGACCTGAAAATGCAGATGAGGGCCTGTGCTCCGGCCCGTACTGCCGAGCTTGCCGATCGTTTGGCCTTTTAAAATGCTGTCGCCTTGCTTAACCAGGGAAGAGCTTAGATGCATATACCAGGTTTCGAGGCCGTTGGAATGCCTGATGACAACAAAGTTCCCTCTGGAGCCGTCCCGTTGGACGGAGGTTACAGTGCCTGCAGCGGCTGCATAAACGGGATCACCGGTATTCCCGGCAATGTCGATGCCGGCATGAAAAGCGGATTTTCCGGTGAAGGGATCGCCTCGGTAACCAAAACTGGACGTAATTGTCCGCGAAGGAGTAGGCCATAAAGACGGAGTGGAGGATAACGCCTCCAGTCTGGCTTGGGCTTTGTCCAGCTGGACAGGGACTTGCTTTTGCATCTGATCGATCAGCGAATGGATCGCCTTAAAGTCGTCTTCGGTGTCTTCGATCAGCTTCTCGGTGCCAAGCTGATGGACCGCGATAAACTCGCCGCCTACGGCGTTCTCTCCGGTCCATTGAAGCGTTGAAGGCTTGAGGTCATCGGCGGAGGGGCTGATGGCTCCGGCTGCAGAAGAAGTGCGTACACTCCGTTCGCCGCCGAGAAATTGCTCAAGCTGTTTCTGAAGGGCAGAGACCGTCTGGAGCCGTTTCTGGACGTCCTGGGACTGCCGGGACAAGCTGACGACCTGGCCGCGCAGCCTCCGGAGCGCTTCTTCTTTATCGGAGACAACGGCCTCCATGGCGAGCTGTTTGGAGCTCCATTCCAGCTGCTTTGCTGCCAGCTCCTGCTCCAAACCGGCAATCCGGTCGGCGGACCTGAGCTGAAGGCTGATAATCAAACCGGAGATGGACAAGATCGCGGCAAAAGGGACGAACACCAATATAGGCTTCGGCACATGCAGCTGCCTGACAGGCGACCGGCTTTCCCTGAGCACCAGCAGAGTCAAGCCCTGCGAAGTTCTTGCAGCTCTCATAATGACTCCTTTCCGATCCGTAATAGAATCAAAGCTTGCTTATCCATTATGTATTCTCGCTCAGGCATAAACATGCTATGTTTTCAGATTAATATGCGGGAGTTTAAGTAGAAGCTTAATATGTTGAAGCAAACGAATAAGAAGGCAGCAGGATGGTTAATCCTGATTAGGAGGAGTGATGCTCTTGCTGTGGCTCTTATTTGTACTGATCGCTTTTATTTTTCAAATCGCCACGATTCTGATTCTGGAGTTTCGCAGCGCTCCCAAAACGGTGGCCTGGTTATTTATTTTGTTCTGCGTGCCGTTTATCGGATTTGTTATTTATTATTTTGCAGCCAGGGATTACAAGAACCGGCGCAGGCTCCGGCAGAAAGGGTCGAGACTGTTCAGGGATATGAAGGCGCTTCTTTGGACGCAGTCTCGCATTGTTAAAGACGCCTCAGAAATGCTTCATCCGGATTTTGTCCACCGGGAACGGCTGTTCAAGCTGCTGACGCATTTGTCTGAAAGCCCGATTACCGGCTGCAATGCCACCCGGGCGCTTAAAGATGGGGAGGAGACCTTTCCTTCCATGCTAGAAGCGATGGAACAGGCCCAAGACCATATACATATTGAGTTTTATATCTTCCGCAGCGACATGATCGGCAGCCGGTTCAAGGACGTGATGATTCGTAAAGCGCGGGAGGGCGTGAAGGTGCGTCTGCTGTGCGACGGGCTGGGCAGCGTGAAGCTGAAGAAGCGGTTTATCGGCGAGCTGAAAGAGGCCGGAGTGGAATTTCATTATTTTCTGCCGCCTTGGATCGCTCTGCTGGATAAACGGGTGAACTATCGCAATCATCGCAAGATCGTTGTCATCGACGGCCGAATAGGTTTTATGGGCGGCATCAATATCGGTGATGATTATTTGGGTCTGCATCCCAAAATGGGATATTGGCGGGATACTCATCTGCGGCTAGAGGGGGATGCGGTTTATTTTCTGCAGAATACGTTTCTTGGCGACTGGAAGCTGGCCTCCGGCGAGCAGATCGAAGAGGCCCGCTACTTTCCGGTTCATAACTGCGGAGGCCGCGAGCAGAATCAGATTCTGACCAGCGGACCGGACCAGCACTGGAATGCCATTCAGGAAATGTGGTTTGGAGCCGCCTCCATAGCCTCCGAACGGATCTGGATAACGACCCCCTATTTCATTCCGGACGACGGGATCTTTCAGGCCTTGAAGACCGCAGCGGTCAGCGGCGTTGATGTCCGAATCATCATTCCTTATCATTCCGACAACCGGCTTGTGCATTGGGCTTCCCTGTCTTACGTGGAAGAATTGCTTCAATCCGGCATTAAATTCTATCAATATGCCAAAGGATTTGTGCATGCCAAGGTGATGATTATTGACGATCTGCTGGCAACGGTAGGGTCGGCCAACCTGGATATGCGGAGCTTCTTCAGCAACTTTGAAATGACGGCAATTTTGTTTGATGCTGCTCGGATCAGGGAGCTGGCTGAGCAATTTGAAGAGGACCTGCAGGAGTGCAGGCCCGTGCTGCTGGAAACCTTCCTGAAACGGCCGCGCCGGCAAAAAGCGATGGAGCTGCTGGCCAGACTGCTCTCCCCGCTCCTTTAAAAGCGAACCTCTAACTCCTCATTTATTCAATAAATGTTTTAAGATCAACTCGAGTGATTGAGGAGGGACCTGTTCCAACAGGTCGCCTGTTTGCTTCAGCCTTGCTCCGATGTTCAGCAGATGATAGTCGGAAGGTTTCGGGTTGCGGCGGACCTCGTCCCAGGTTAGCGGCGTGGAGACGCTGGCCGCTTTCTTGGCGCGGGGCGTATAAGCGGAAGCGATCGTTTTGCCGGAATAATGCTGGAGATAATCAAAATAAATCCGGTTCCCCCGGTCCTTCTTCAGCCTCTCGATCGTAAACAGATCGGGATGTTTCTCCGTGACATAACGGGCGACAAAATGCCCGATGGCACGCAGCTCGTCAAAGGTGATTCCATAATGGATGGGTACGATAATCTGTACGCCGGTTGCCCCGGAAGTCTTCGGCACCGACTCCAATCCAAGTGAGGATAGACAATCGCCTACGTAACTCGCCGCCTCCATAATTCTCGGCTCCTCCTCTACGGAAGGATCCAGGTCGATAATCCACTCGCAGGGAAGCGTTTGACCGATATAATGCAGCGAAGGATGGAATTCAATCGAGGCCAGATTGCCCATCCATAACAAAGTAGGCAGGCTGTCGAGCACAACGTAGCGGATGCCTTCATGCTCGGCCGTGGTCACAAAGTCCGGCAGCGGCTGCGGAGCATTTTTCTGATAGAAAAAAGAACCATGGATGCCGCCCGGATAACGAATCGTCGTCAGCAGCCGGTTGCGGCATCTTCGCAGCAGGAACGGGGCCAGCTCGGCCAGCTTCTGCAGATAAATCAGCTTGGTCACTCCGGCTTCTGGCCAAAGCAGCTTGTCCAGATTGGAAATGATGATTTCTTGGCCTTCAATTTGAATGGACCCTTTTACAGCGGCAGGCATAACCGGATAACCCCCCTTGCTCGGATAGGCGGCGGGTTTCGCCGCGGCTTAAGCCTAGAATTCCCCGGTGGAGAAACGTTTATGAGGTCGAACCTGCAAGAATGGAGGGAAGCCCGAAGGGAAATGCTGTAAGAGAGTTTTTTGTAGAAAGCGAGGGAACTCAGGTGGAAATCAAAGCGGTTCAGCCCTTTGAACCTTTAACTACGGAGACGCTGCCAGCCGGCGAGCGCTGGGCCGCCCAGGTCAAGTGGGACGGCGTTCGCATGCTGACCTATCATGACGGAGGGACCAGCAGCAGACTGATTAACCGGAAGGGCAACGAGCGGACCCTTCAATATCCGGAATTTACAGACAGCAGGCCATACTGCAGGGCCCAGTCGTTTATTCTGGACGGCGAGATGATGTCCATCGAAAATAACAAACCTTCTTTCCATGCCATTATGAAACGCGACAGCCTGCGCAAGGCGGACGAAATCCGTTTTGCCGCCGATCGGATCGCCGTGAGTTATATGATTTTTGATCTTTTATACTGCAATGGCGAATGGGTGACCAACCGTCCGCTGGAGGAACGCCAGCGGCTGCTGGAGCAAATCATCGTTCCCGGTGAGCGGGTGCAGCTCTGCCAGAACTATCCGGATGCGGAGCAGCTGTTCGAGGTGATGCGCCAAAATCATTGGGAAGGCGTGGTTTGCAAGGATCTGGACAGTACTTATGCGGTAGGCGGGAAAGATAAACGCTGGCAGAAGAAGAAATTTTTCCGTGATTTATATGCAGCTGTTGGAGGGGTCACTTACCGCGACGGCATCGTAAATGCCCTGCTGCTTGGTCTCTACGACGAGGCGGGAAAATTCCTTTATATCGGACATGCCGGAGCAGGCAAGTTCACGGTGCAGGATTGGCGTTTCCTGACCGCGGAGGCGGAACGCTTGAAGATCCCGAATCGCCCGTTTCACAATGTGCCGGCACGGCTAAAAGGGGCGGCCTGGATGCTGCCGTCCCTCACGGTGAAGGTTGAATATCTGGAATGGACCAGCGGCTGGACGCTCCGCCATCCCGTGCTTCAGAGCCTGGCGGGCGTCAGCCCGGAGCAGTGTACGGTGGAACAGATCTAAGCCGGGTAAGTCTTAAAGCCTGTCAGGAGGACTGCTTTGGTTTTGCGGTTCTGCGCTTGGGTTTGGGCGGTTCGGTCAACGCTGATAAAGCGGCTGGCCTCACAGCGCCCTTGCCCGTGTCTTTCCCGGTTTCAGCCGGAGCTTTCGTTTTGGCTTTGGTTTGGGCCGCCGCGGTCTTGCTTCCAGCTTTGCTGCGGCCGGATGTAGTGCGGGTTGTTCCGGCGGCCCCCGCTTGGGTTCCGGCTTCGGCGCCTGTCGCCCCGGCCGTTTTATCAGCGGATTTGTTTTTTTTGCTTGTCCGGGATGTTCGGGCAGCAGCGGGAGAGGCTGCTGTTCCCGGATCGGTACCGATCGGACGAACGGCTTCAATGCTGGCCTGCAGGGCAGCCATCAGATCAATGACATTCGTCTTCGGTTTGGCAGGCGCAAGGGAAACTTCCTCCCCGGCGACCTTATGCTGGATCAGATCGAGCAGGGCTGCCCGGTAATCATCCGTATATTTCTCAGGTTCAAAGGGAGTGGAGAGCTGCTCGATCAGCAGCTTGGCCATCGTCAGCTCCTTGTCGTTCACCTCTACCTGTTCTGGCAGACCCGGAACCTGGGAGACCGGGCGGATTTCATCCGGATAGAAGATGGTTTCGACAGCAAGGCAGTCGTCCTCCAGCACGCGGATCGCGGCAAGACTGCTTTTGGAGCGGATGGCAATTTTGGCGATGCCGATCTTGCCGGTATCTCTCATCGCCTGAAGCAGCAGGCGGTAAGCGTTGGAGCCCGCCTGATCGGGAGATAAATAATAGGTTTTCTGGAAATAGATCGGATCGATCTCATGCAAATCCACAAAATCGAGAATCGTTATCGTTTTGTTGTTGCGTTCGGCGAGCTGCTCCAGCTCTTCTTTATCAAACAGCACATATTTCCCTTTTTCATATTCATATCCGCGGGTAATTTCATCCCACTCCACATCTTTGTCACAGGAGGGACAACGCCGAACATATGAAATCGGGCTGCCGCAGGTTTTGTGAATATATTTCATGGAAATGTCTTTATCTTCCGTGGCGGAGAACATCTTCACCGGGACATGAACAAGACCGAAGCTGATCGCTCCTTTCCAGACGGTATGCATGGCTGCAACTCCTTTCCGTATAGGCAATCGGCTCCTGCATGAGGAGCTTGCTGCCTTTAGTATGCTTGCCCTATGCTTTATTATTTCAGGGAGTTATCGGTGAAATTCCCTTTCGGCCTGCTGTCCGTCCTTGCGGGACATACGCATGAAATATATAATGGGATAGAAAAATCAGGGCTTTAAACCGTTAAGGTGCAAGCCGGAAATTAGACCCTACTCACTGAAACGCGTCATGGTTTGCGGCTATGCCGCAATCGGCGCCCGTTTCTGCTTGAGCGGAAAGGCGGTAAG includes the following:
- the ligD gene encoding non-homologous end-joining DNA ligase, giving the protein MPAAVKGSIQIEGQEIIISNLDKLLWPEAGVTKLIYLQKLAELAPFLLRRCRNRLLTTIRYPGGIHGSFFYQKNAPQPLPDFVTTAEHEGIRYVVLDSLPTLLWMGNLASIEFHPSLHYIGQTLPCEWIIDLDPSVEEEPRIMEAASYVGDCLSSLGLESVPKTSGATGVQIIVPIHYGITFDELRAIGHFVARYVTEKHPDLFTIERLKKDRGNRIYFDYLQHYSGKTIASAYTPRAKKAASVSTPLTWDEVRRNPKPSDYHLLNIGARLKQTGDLLEQVPPQSLELILKHLLNK
- a CDS encoding RNA ligase family protein; translation: MEIKAVQPFEPLTTETLPAGERWAAQVKWDGVRMLTYHDGGTSSRLINRKGNERTLQYPEFTDSRPYCRAQSFILDGEMMSIENNKPSFHAIMKRDSLRKADEIRFAADRIAVSYMIFDLLYCNGEWVTNRPLEERQRLLEQIIVPGERVQLCQNYPDAEQLFEVMRQNHWEGVVCKDLDSTYAVGGKDKRWQKKKFFRDLYAAVGGVTYRDGIVNALLLGLYDEAGKFLYIGHAGAGKFTVQDWRFLTAEAERLKIPNRPFHNVPARLKGAAWMLPSLTVKVEYLEWTSGWTLRHPVLQSLAGVSPEQCTVEQI
- a CDS encoding Ku protein, encoding MHTVWKGAISFGLVHVPVKMFSATEDKDISMKYIHKTCGSPISYVRRCPSCDKDVEWDEITRGYEYEKGKYVLFDKEELEQLAERNNKTITILDFVDLHEIDPIYFQKTYYLSPDQAGSNAYRLLLQAMRDTGKIGIAKIAIRSKSSLAAIRVLEDDCLAVETIFYPDEIRPVSQVPGLPEQVEVNDKELTMAKLLIEQLSTPFEPEKYTDDYRAALLDLIQHKVAGEEVSLAPAKPKTNVIDLMAALQASIEAVRPIGTDPGTAASPAAARTSRTSKKNKSADKTAGATGAEAGTQAGAAGTTRTTSGRSKAGSKTAAAQTKAKTKAPAETGKDTGKGAVRPAALSALTEPPKPKRRTAKPKQSS
- the cls gene encoding cardiolipin synthase is translated as MLWLLFVLIAFIFQIATILILEFRSAPKTVAWLFILFCVPFIGFVIYYFAARDYKNRRRLRQKGSRLFRDMKALLWTQSRIVKDASEMLHPDFVHRERLFKLLTHLSESPITGCNATRALKDGEETFPSMLEAMEQAQDHIHIEFYIFRSDMIGSRFKDVMIRKAREGVKVRLLCDGLGSVKLKKRFIGELKEAGVEFHYFLPPWIALLDKRVNYRNHRKIVVIDGRIGFMGGINIGDDYLGLHPKMGYWRDTHLRLEGDAVYFLQNTFLGDWKLASGEQIEEARYFPVHNCGGREQNQILTSGPDQHWNAIQEMWFGAASIASERIWITTPYFIPDDGIFQALKTAAVSGVDVRIIIPYHSDNRLVHWASLSYVEELLQSGIKFYQYAKGFVHAKVMIIDDLLATVGSANLDMRSFFSNFEMTAILFDAARIRELAEQFEEDLQECRPVLLETFLKRPRRQKAMELLARLLSPLL
- a CDS encoding M23 family metallopeptidase; the protein is MRAARTSQGLTLLVLRESRSPVRQLHVPKPILVFVPFAAILSISGLIISLQLRSADRIAGLEQELAAKQLEWSSKQLAMEAVVSDKEEALRRLRGQVVSLSRQSQDVQKRLQTVSALQKQLEQFLGGERSVRTSSAAGAISPSADDLKPSTLQWTGENAVGGEFIAVHQLGTEKLIEDTEDDFKAIHSLIDQMQKQVPVQLDKAQARLEALSSTPSLWPTPSRTITSSFGYRGDPFTGKSAFHAGIDIAGNTGDPVYAAAAGTVTSVQRDGSRGNFVVIRHSNGLETWYMHLSSSLVKQGDSILKGQTIGKLGSTGRSTGPHLHFQVMKKQEPVNPLPYIQ